One genomic segment of Theobroma cacao cultivar B97-61/B2 chromosome 6, Criollo_cocoa_genome_V2, whole genome shotgun sequence includes these proteins:
- the LOC18595479 gene encoding phosphatidylinositol-glycan biosynthesis class F protein yields the protein MKEKEENSLSRISSSQVFLTHLCCGLALAVGFWVAYNVYSINLVSDPTNTLHLIWAIECPVVILLFSCFRKKPEKCSYLKAVARGLVGLPAGALVNALGALALGSPVGLQYFEKTVIWSLLMSLFIFVPASSVYGSSWTDWHRIFACTKPKGSLDFMLCLPAHGAVIGAWFGAWPMPLDWERPWQDWPICVSYGAMAGYVVGMVGSFGLALMRGGQKQIKAE from the exons ATGAAGGAGAAGGAGGAGAATTCCCTATCAAGAATATCATCTTCCCAAGTATTTTTGACTCATCTTTGCTGCGGATTGGCCTTGGCTGTTGGATTTTGGGTGGCTTACAATGTCTACTCCATCAATCTCGTCTCTGATCCCACCAACACCCTCCATTTGATCTgg GCTATTGAATGTCCAGTTGTGATCCTTCTTTTCAGTTGCTTTAGAAAGAAACCAGAGAAATGCTCG TATTTGAAAGCTGTTGCCCGAGGCCTAGTGGGACTTCCTGCCG GGGCTCTAGTAAATGCGCTTGGAGCATTAGCTTTGGGTTCACCCGTTGGCTTGCA ATACTTTGAAAAGACCGTTATCTGGTCTCTTCTGATGTCTTTATTCATT TTTGTGCCTGCAAGTTCTGTTTATGGTTCATCATGGACAGATTGGCATCGCATATTTGCATGTACTAA GCCAAAGGGATCTTTAGATTTTATGCTTTGTCTACCAGCGCATGGAGCTGTGATTGGAGCTTGGTTTGGTGCTTGGCCTATGCCACTTGATTGGGAAAGGCCTTGGCAG GATTGGCCAATCTGTGTGAGTTATGGAGCCATGGCTGGTTATGTAGTTGGTATGGTGGGATCCTTTGGTCTTGCACTCATGCGAGGTGGACAAAAGCAAATCAAAGCAGAGTAG